One window of the Sulfitobacter alexandrii genome contains the following:
- a CDS encoding branched-chain amino acid ABC transporter permease, protein MTGDLITIVFNALIWSMATFLIASGLTLVFGILHVLNFSHGGFFMIGAYVAYTILEQFGVSIPLWAYLMAAIAAAAAMGTAGAVVDQVIFRRLKNFEGVYVLIATYALLLVCDGFVKLVWGLNYLSVSPPESLLGVLFAGGAILPHFSIFVVVSGVVAFIVLELVLNHTTVGRTLQAIAADPWMAQVLGINVSSVYRWTMIVGFALAGLAGGLLVANQSLSPDLAGIFILQAFGVVIVGGMGSIRGAFIASILLGFVEAISATYLPGYPGVLFFATIAAVLIIRPEGLLGRATA, encoded by the coding sequence ATGACCGGCGATCTGATCACCATTGTCTTCAACGCGCTCATCTGGTCGATGGCGACATTTCTCATCGCTTCGGGCCTGACACTGGTATTCGGCATCCTGCACGTGCTCAACTTCTCGCACGGCGGGTTCTTCATGATAGGGGCCTACGTGGCCTACACGATCCTCGAGCAGTTCGGCGTCTCGATTCCGCTCTGGGCGTACCTGATGGCGGCCATCGCCGCCGCTGCCGCCATGGGGACGGCGGGCGCGGTCGTGGATCAGGTGATCTTCCGAAGGCTGAAGAATTTCGAAGGTGTCTACGTGCTGATCGCCACCTACGCGCTGTTGCTGGTGTGCGACGGGTTCGTCAAGCTGGTCTGGGGGCTCAACTACCTCAGCGTGTCGCCGCCCGAAAGCCTGCTGGGCGTGCTGTTCGCCGGCGGGGCGATCCTGCCGCATTTCTCGATCTTCGTGGTGGTGTCGGGCGTCGTGGCGTTCATCGTGCTCGAGCTCGTGCTTAACCATACCACCGTCGGCCGTACGCTTCAGGCCATCGCAGCCGATCCGTGGATGGCGCAGGTGCTGGGTATCAACGTATCCTCGGTCTACCGCTGGACCATGATCGTGGGCTTTGCGCTGGCGGGTCTGGCGGGTGGGCTGCTGGTCGCGAACCAGAGCCTTTCGCCCGACCTTGCGGGCATCTTCATCCTGCAGGCCTTCGGTGTCGTGATCGTGGGCGGCATGGGCTCGATCCGGGGGGCATTCATCGCGTCGATCCTTCTGGGCTTTGTCGAGGCGATCAGCGCCACCTACCTGCCGGGATACCCGGGCGTGCTTTTCTTCGCCACGATCGCGGCGGTGCTGATCATCCGGCCCGAGGGATTGCTGGGAAGGGCCACGGCATGA
- a CDS encoding ABC transporter substrate-binding protein encodes MTQLKRRTVIGGLGATALTAPFLGRAAWAQSGDPIRIGVVTALSGPQEFIGSFVLNGCKIAVDQINAQGGVMGRELVLETRDSRANPADATAAARELIGLGAHLQIGTISSAVALAMGPLMEQEGGVVITCGAGSEKINHENYNRHVFRPGDGPYMRMRAQAQLMAERQPEVTSWTGIVPDHEYGRTTWAVFVDGLLEFYPQFAGVEPEIIDPIIVPYGAGDYRSFITQAARTPAKGIYNSTYGGDSVTLFQQAKPYRLFEDRILMDSANEFIVAGALGAQTPPHWTGIHWYHETNKGNEMSDQLYADYVELTGDTTPMGWLAEAHSGIYAYAKAIEKAGSADTEAVISGLKGLTWQTVTGERTMRAEDNQAIKDVELIYIEPKPDTEKGYAVTDYVKVDGNTVIEPASPGEAVQLRTAN; translated from the coding sequence ATGACACAGTTGAAAAGAAGAACCGTCATCGGCGGGCTGGGGGCAACGGCGCTGACCGCGCCGTTCCTTGGTCGGGCGGCCTGGGCGCAATCCGGCGATCCGATCCGCATCGGCGTCGTCACCGCGCTGAGCGGGCCGCAGGAGTTCATCGGCAGTTTCGTCCTGAACGGCTGCAAGATCGCGGTGGACCAGATCAATGCGCAAGGCGGCGTGATGGGGCGCGAACTGGTCCTCGAAACCCGCGACAGCAGGGCCAATCCCGCCGACGCCACGGCGGCCGCCCGCGAGTTGATCGGTCTCGGGGCGCATTTGCAGATCGGCACCATCTCGTCCGCGGTGGCGCTGGCGATGGGCCCGCTGATGGAGCAGGAAGGCGGCGTCGTCATCACCTGCGGCGCGGGGTCGGAAAAGATCAACCACGAGAACTACAATCGGCACGTGTTCCGCCCGGGCGACGGGCCCTACATGCGGATGCGCGCCCAGGCCCAGCTGATGGCAGAACGTCAGCCCGAGGTCACGAGCTGGACCGGCATCGTGCCGGACCACGAGTACGGGCGGACCACCTGGGCGGTCTTCGTCGACGGTCTGCTGGAATTCTACCCCCAGTTCGCCGGTGTCGAGCCCGAGATCATCGACCCGATCATCGTGCCCTACGGCGCGGGCGACTACCGCAGCTTCATCACCCAAGCGGCACGGACGCCGGCCAAGGGGATCTACAATTCCACCTACGGGGGGGATTCCGTCACGCTGTTCCAGCAGGCCAAACCCTACAGGCTTTTCGAGGACCGTATCCTGATGGATTCCGCCAATGAATTCATCGTGGCCGGGGCATTGGGCGCGCAGACGCCGCCGCACTGGACCGGCATCCACTGGTACCACGAGACCAACAAGGGCAACGAGATGAGCGATCAGCTTTATGCCGACTACGTGGAGCTGACCGGCGACACCACCCCGATGGGCTGGCTGGCCGAGGCCCACTCCGGGATCTATGCCTATGCCAAGGCGATCGAGAAGGCGGGTTCCGCCGACACCGAGGCGGTGATTTCGGGCCTGAAGGGTCTGACGTGGCAGACGGTCACGGGCGAACGCACCATGCGCGCCGAGGACAACCAGGCGATCAAGGACGTGGAGCTGATCTATATCGAGCCGAAGCCGGATACCGAGAAAGGCTACGCGGTCACCGACTACGTCAAGGTCGACGGCAATACCGTGATCGAACCGGCGTCTCCCGGCGAGGCGGTGCAGTTGCGCACGGCCAACTGA
- a CDS encoding enoyl-CoA hydratase-related protein: protein MNYDHYKTISCGLKGRVMTVTLNRPDQMNATDAVLHREVSRIFYDLRQDDDVDVIVLTGAGKAFSAGGDINWMQEGIDDPSQFEKTGREARDIVFSLLDLDKPVICMMNGHAVGLGATIALLCDVIIASDRAKIGDPHVVMGLVAGDGGAVLWPQNIGYAKAKYYLMTGELMTAAEAERIGLITKAVPPETLEDEVYGLADRFANGPLKAIVWTKVATNLQLKQAMHASFDAGIAYETVSNVSADHREAVDAYRNKREPKFTGQ, encoded by the coding sequence ATGAACTACGACCATTACAAGACGATCAGCTGCGGCCTGAAGGGCCGCGTCATGACCGTGACGCTGAACCGACCCGACCAGATGAACGCGACCGATGCGGTCCTGCACCGCGAAGTGTCCCGCATCTTCTATGATCTGCGTCAGGACGACGACGTGGACGTGATCGTGCTGACGGGTGCGGGCAAGGCCTTTTCCGCCGGCGGGGACATCAACTGGATGCAGGAGGGGATCGACGATCCGTCCCAGTTCGAAAAAACCGGGCGCGAGGCGCGCGACATCGTGTTCAGCCTTCTGGATCTCGACAAGCCGGTGATCTGCATGATGAACGGTCATGCGGTCGGTCTCGGGGCCACCATCGCGCTGCTGTGCGACGTCATCATCGCCAGCGACCGGGCCAAGATCGGCGATCCGCATGTGGTCATGGGGCTGGTCGCGGGCGACGGCGGTGCCGTGCTCTGGCCGCAGAACATCGGCTATGCCAAGGCCAAGTACTATCTCATGACCGGCGAGCTGATGACCGCCGCAGAGGCCGAACGGATCGGGCTCATCACCAAGGCGGTGCCGCCAGAGACGCTTGAAGACGAGGTCTATGGACTGGCCGACCGCTTCGCCAACGGGCCGCTCAAGGCCATCGTCTGGACCAAGGTCGCGACCAACCTGCAGCTCAAGCAGGCGATGCATGCATCGTTCGACGCAGGCATCGCCTATGAGACCGTGTCAAACGTCAGCGCGGACCACCGCGAGGCGGTGGATGCCTACCGCAACAAGAGAGAGCCGAAATTTACCGGGCAATAA
- a CDS encoding acyl-CoA dehydrogenase family protein, translated as MTELTDAEVLRDHAFKWVDETYGEDREKAGRDTETGYVAARHEDIAGLGWLGAMVPEDKGGIGGDLAEMAGIMEAVGRGVISEPVLSVGGIAAPLLARLQTPAADALLAEVVGGRKTAVLCHFEQGAGFERALGASTVARRDGGLFLSAAKAPVLDASGADVLLVTACDDTGRMAVLAVRPDADGLTRTQHRAVDQRRLCTVDIDDCRLDPDADLTGGADATDHVAAVLDDAALLVCAEAIGAMGVLVPETEAYLKTRKQFGQPLSAFQVLQHRMVDMLMHYEEAQATLEAALDARGTAGQARATALAKVVCARAAQFVAREAVQLHGGIGMTDDLKVSRYFRRLMLSETMFGDADWYQERYRRLRPEEAE; from the coding sequence ATGACGGAACTGACAGATGCCGAGGTCCTGCGGGATCATGCTTTCAAATGGGTGGATGAAACCTATGGCGAGGACCGCGAGAAGGCGGGCCGGGACACTGAAACCGGTTACGTTGCGGCGCGCCACGAGGACATCGCCGGGCTGGGCTGGCTGGGGGCCATGGTGCCCGAGGACAAGGGCGGTATCGGCGGCGATCTGGCCGAGATGGCAGGCATCATGGAAGCGGTGGGCCGCGGTGTCATCTCGGAGCCGGTGCTGTCCGTCGGCGGGATCGCCGCGCCGCTTCTGGCGCGCCTGCAGACGCCGGCGGCCGATGCCCTGCTTGCGGAAGTGGTCGGCGGCCGGAAGACGGCGGTCCTGTGTCACTTCGAGCAGGGCGCGGGGTTCGAACGTGCGCTCGGGGCCAGTACGGTGGCCCGGCGCGACGGTGGCTTGTTCCTGAGCGCGGCCAAGGCGCCCGTTCTGGATGCATCGGGTGCGGATGTCCTGCTGGTCACGGCCTGCGACGACACCGGGCGGATGGCGGTTCTCGCCGTCCGGCCCGATGCGGACGGGCTGACCCGGACCCAGCATCGCGCCGTGGATCAGAGGCGGCTGTGCACCGTCGACATCGATGACTGCCGGCTCGACCCCGACGCGGACCTGACCGGGGGCGCGGATGCGACCGATCACGTGGCCGCGGTGCTGGACGATGCGGCGCTGCTGGTCTGTGCCGAGGCGATCGGGGCCATGGGCGTGCTGGTGCCCGAGACGGAGGCCTATCTGAAGACACGCAAGCAATTCGGCCAGCCGCTGTCGGCATTCCAGGTGTTGCAGCATCGCATGGTCGACATGCTGATGCACTACGAGGAAGCGCAGGCCACCCTCGAAGCGGCGCTCGATGCGCGGGGGACGGCGGGGCAGGCGCGGGCGACCGCGCTGGCCAAGGTCGTCTGTGCCCGTGCCGCGCAGTTCGTGGCACGCGAAGCGGTTCAGCTTCACGGCGGAATCGGGATGACTGACGATCTCAAGGTCAGCCGGTATTTTCGCCGCCTGATGCTGAGTGAAACGATGTTCGGGGACGCCGACTGGTACCAGGAAAGGTATCGGCGGTTGCGGCCCGAGGAAGCGGAATGA
- a CDS encoding acyl-CoA dehydrogenase family protein, with protein METLQSLADFRKEVISFVEGHLPADIAEKVHLNAELQKDDYVRWQKILEEKGWYCAHWAERDGGAGWSPLKRYAFEQALAEAGAPWILPFGPAYVGPVIAEYGTDAQKQRFLPDIIASRTAWCQGYSEPGAGSDLAGLKTRATRQGDTYVVNGQKLWTSYAHWADMMFCLARTSDEDRPQKGISFLLLDMHQPGVSVRPIMTMDMRHHVNEVFLENVEVPVENLVGAEGVGWEIAKFLLSTERLIVAETGKSRRLLDQVRSIASEAREGGKPLLDVPHFANAFTETEIALETLEASCTRLLKRAAQGQQPGFEASLLKIRGSELLQSITALATRVAARSGMPLEGIDDMDRGNRAPDPNAEMSGLLREYLTQRAASIYGGSNEIQRNIVSKARFGF; from the coding sequence ATGGAAACGCTTCAGTCGCTTGCGGATTTCAGGAAGGAAGTCATCTCCTTCGTCGAGGGTCACCTGCCCGCTGATATCGCCGAGAAGGTTCACCTGAACGCCGAACTGCAGAAGGACGACTATGTCCGCTGGCAGAAGATCCTCGAAGAGAAGGGGTGGTATTGCGCGCATTGGGCCGAGCGGGACGGCGGCGCGGGATGGTCGCCGCTCAAGCGGTACGCCTTCGAACAGGCGCTGGCCGAGGCGGGGGCACCATGGATCCTGCCTTTCGGTCCCGCCTACGTCGGCCCGGTGATCGCCGAATACGGCACCGACGCGCAGAAACAGCGGTTTCTGCCCGACATCATCGCGTCACGGACGGCATGGTGTCAGGGCTACTCGGAGCCGGGGGCAGGGTCCGATCTCGCCGGGCTCAAGACCCGCGCGACACGGCAGGGCGACACCTATGTCGTGAATGGCCAGAAGCTCTGGACCAGCTACGCGCACTGGGCGGACATGATGTTCTGCCTTGCGCGTACCTCGGACGAGGATCGTCCGCAAAAGGGCATTTCGTTCCTGCTTCTCGACATGCACCAGCCCGGTGTGAGCGTGCGGCCGATCATGACGATGGACATGCGCCACCACGTGAACGAGGTCTTCCTCGAGAACGTCGAGGTGCCGGTGGAGAACCTTGTCGGGGCCGAAGGCGTCGGCTGGGAGATCGCGAAGTTCCTGCTGTCCACCGAACGGCTGATCGTTGCGGAAACGGGAAAGTCGCGGCGTCTGCTGGACCAGGTCCGCAGCATCGCTTCCGAGGCTCGCGAAGGCGGGAAACCGCTGCTGGACGTGCCGCACTTCGCCAATGCCTTCACCGAGACGGAAATCGCGCTTGAGACACTGGAGGCCTCGTGCACGCGGCTGCTCAAGCGGGCGGCCCAAGGCCAGCAACCGGGGTTCGAGGCATCGCTGCTCAAGATCCGTGGCTCGGAACTTCTGCAATCCATCACCGCGCTGGCCACGCGTGTCGCGGCCCGTTCGGGCATGCCGCTCGAAGGGATCGACGACATGGACCGGGGCAATCGCGCGCCCGACCCGAACGCCGAGATGTCGGGGCTGTTGCGCGAATACCTGACCCAGCGCGCGGCCAGCATCTATGGCGGGTCGAACGAGATTCAACGCAACATCGTATCGAAGGCGAGGTTCGGGTTTTGA
- a CDS encoding Hint domain-containing protein, translating to MKPNTVGRVGDNDRHAGQYSPYAVLDTGLVQGAMLLTLDGEIPVEFLSIGDKIITRDTGISKVMHIQRSTRVVHQIGLSAGSLGHTRPERDAILAGDQMVLIRDWRARALFNSERALVAARALVDNEFITDLGTSETTLFQIFCDSPHILYADGLELGTADAAKARGAVLHAA from the coding sequence ATGAAACCGAACACGGTCGGGCGCGTAGGCGACAATGATCGCCATGCGGGCCAGTATTCCCCCTATGCCGTCCTGGATACAGGACTGGTCCAAGGTGCCATGTTGCTTACCCTCGACGGTGAGATACCAGTCGAATTCCTGTCCATCGGGGACAAGATCATCACCCGCGACACCGGCATTTCCAAGGTCATGCACATCCAGCGCAGCACGCGCGTCGTTCATCAGATCGGGCTGTCCGCGGGGTCGCTGGGCCATACACGGCCTGAACGCGACGCGATCCTCGCCGGGGACCAGATGGTGCTGATCCGCGACTGGCGCGCGCGGGCGCTGTTCAACTCGGAACGTGCGCTGGTGGCGGCACGGGCGCTGGTGGACAACGAATTCATCACCGACCTGGGCACGTCGGAGACGACCCTGTTCCAGATCTTCTGCGACAGCCCGCATATTCTTTATGCCGACGGGCTGGAACTGGGCACGGCCGACGCCGCCAAGGCGCGCGGCGCGGTCCTGCACGCCGCCTAA
- a CDS encoding bifunctional ADP-dependent NAD(P)H-hydrate dehydratase/NAD(P)H-hydrate epimerase produces the protein MTELLSSAQMRAIEQEAIQSGAATGLDLMERAGKGVVDAVLAAWPALAADPHRAVVLCGPGNNGGDGFVIARLLRAMGWTVRLHLFGDPARMPEDARHNHDLWAAEDPVLALDAATVFTGPRPDVWIDAVFGIGLSRPVPGEVAQVLDADAMAAWEQSHGIRRVAVDCPSGLNLDTGMIASDTDAPEPSGKAGRATMNTVDLTVTFHSPKPGHYLAKGPILCGEVRAVDIGLSDTAPERRSIMEEPDPERIRLVEPVFRGRAIEPRTWLKSVMAKPGKAGHKFDFGHVMVFAGGVGQGGAGRLAARAALRTGAGLVTVLCPPAALIENACQLDAIMLRALKEDVPLDDVADARVTGFCMGPGMGVTPRTRKLVQEALARRAGPRHRRDPVVVLDADALSSFAEDPASLFPRTHARTILTPHEGEFERLFPDLGSSQRQGRSKVDVVREAARRAGCIILLKGVDTVIANPEGGASVHVAAYGREAPWLATAGAGDVLAGMIAGLAATQASAGLLSVAELAVYLHVECARRFGPGLISEDLPEQLPQVFCELGL, from the coding sequence ATGACCGAACTTCTCAGCAGCGCACAGATGCGTGCGATCGAACAAGAGGCGATCCAGTCGGGTGCCGCAACCGGGCTTGACCTGATGGAACGGGCGGGCAAGGGCGTGGTGGACGCGGTTCTGGCCGCATGGCCAGCGCTTGCCGCCGACCCGCACCGCGCCGTGGTTTTATGCGGGCCGGGCAACAACGGCGGCGACGGCTTTGTCATCGCGCGGCTGTTGCGGGCGATGGGCTGGACGGTGCGGCTGCACCTTTTCGGCGATCCCGCGCGGATGCCCGAGGACGCGCGGCACAATCACGACCTCTGGGCGGCGGAGGATCCGGTGCTTGCGCTGGACGCCGCGACCGTTTTCACCGGCCCGCGCCCGGATGTCTGGATCGATGCGGTCTTTGGTATCGGTCTGTCGCGCCCGGTCCCCGGTGAGGTCGCGCAGGTACTGGACGCAGACGCGATGGCGGCGTGGGAACAGTCGCACGGGATCAGGCGCGTCGCAGTCGATTGCCCTTCGGGGCTGAACCTCGATACCGGCATGATTGCCAGCGATACTGACGCCCCGGAACCGTCGGGCAAGGCAGGGCGCGCAACCATGAACACGGTCGATCTGACCGTGACCTTCCACAGCCCCAAGCCGGGCCATTACCTTGCCAAGGGACCGATCCTGTGTGGCGAGGTGCGCGCCGTGGACATAGGCCTGAGCGATACGGCGCCGGAGCGGCGATCCATCATGGAGGAACCTGATCCGGAGCGGATCCGGCTGGTCGAACCGGTCTTTCGCGGGCGCGCGATCGAGCCGCGCACGTGGTTGAAGTCAGTCATGGCCAAGCCCGGTAAAGCGGGCCACAAGTTCGATTTCGGTCATGTGATGGTGTTTGCGGGGGGTGTCGGGCAGGGCGGTGCGGGACGTCTGGCCGCCCGTGCCGCCCTGCGGACCGGGGCGGGTCTGGTGACAGTGCTCTGCCCGCCCGCGGCGCTGATCGAAAACGCCTGCCAACTGGACGCGATCATGCTGCGCGCCCTGAAAGAGGATGTGCCGCTGGACGATGTTGCCGACGCGCGGGTGACAGGTTTTTGCATGGGTCCTGGGATGGGCGTGACGCCGCGCACGCGGAAATTGGTGCAGGAGGCGTTGGCCCGCCGCGCAGGGCCCCGGCATCGGCGCGATCCGGTCGTGGTGCTGGATGCCGATGCGCTGAGCAGTTTCGCCGAAGACCCCGCCTCGCTGTTTCCCCGTACCCATGCCCGCACCATCCTGACGCCCCATGAAGGGGAGTTCGAGAGGCTGTTTCCCGATCTTGGCTCTTCGCAGCGGCAGGGCAGGTCCAAGGTCGACGTGGTGCGTGAGGCGGCAAGACGCGCGGGCTGCATCATCCTGCTGAAAGGTGTGGATACGGTCATCGCCAACCCTGAAGGGGGCGCATCGGTGCATGTGGCGGCCTACGGGCGCGAAGCGCCGTGGCTCGCGACCGCCGGGGCAGGGGATGTGCTGGCGGGCATGATCGCTGGTCTCGCGGCAACACAGGCAAGCGCGGGCCTGCTTTCTGTCGCCGAACTGGCCGTTTACCTGCATGTGGAATGTGCGCGCCGCTTCGGTCCCGGGTTGATCTCGGAAGATCTGCCGGAGCAGTTGCCGCAGGTGTTTTGCGAACTGGGACTTTAG
- a CDS encoding P-II family nitrogen regulator, whose translation MKKIEAIIKPFKLDEVKEALQDVGVQGLSVIEVKGFGRQKGHTELYRGAEYVVDFLPKVKVEVVLDDDQVDAAIAAIVEAAKTEKIGDGKIFVTPVEQTIRIRTGETGSDAL comes from the coding sequence ATGAAAAAGATCGAAGCGATCATCAAGCCTTTCAAGCTCGACGAAGTGAAGGAGGCGTTGCAGGACGTCGGCGTCCAGGGTCTCTCCGTGATCGAGGTAAAGGGCTTCGGGCGCCAGAAAGGGCACACCGAACTCTATCGTGGCGCCGAATATGTCGTCGATTTCCTGCCCAAGGTGAAGGTCGAGGTCGTTCTGGACGACGACCAGGTCGACGCGGCCATCGCGGCCATCGTCGAGGCCGCCAAGACCGAGAAGATCGGCGACGGCAAGATCTTCGTCACGCCCGTCGAACAAACCATTCGCATCCGCACCGGCGAGACCGGCTCGGACGCGTTGTAA
- the glnA gene encoding type I glutamate--ammonia ligase, with product MSTKDFLKKIKDEDIEYVDVRFTDTRGKLQHVTVVSDEVDEDFIEEGFMFDGSSIAGWKSIEASDMKLMLDVDSAYVDPFYAEKTICVHCSIVEPDTGESYERDPRGTAEKAEAYLVSSGIGDSAFFGPEAEFFLFDNVRFSNSINKVSYEVDASDASWNTDTDYEMGNMGHRPGLKGGYFPVNPVDEAQDLRAEMLSTMKRLGMKVDKHHHEVASCQHELGLIFGTLTKQADELQKYKYVIHNVAHAYGKSATFMPKPISGDNGSGMHVNMSIWKDGKPLFAGDKYADLSQEALWYIGGILRHAKALNAFTNPSTNSYKRLIPGFEAPVLRAYSARNRSGCVRIPWTESPKAKRVEARFPDPAANPYLCFSALLMAGLDGIKNKIDPGEAMDKNLYDLPAEELADIPTVCGSLREALEELQADMDFLLAGDVFTRDQIEGYIELKMDEVHKYEHTPHPVEFGMYYSC from the coding sequence ATGAGCACCAAAGACTTCCTCAAGAAGATCAAGGACGAGGACATCGAATATGTCGACGTCCGGTTCACCGACACGCGCGGCAAGCTGCAGCACGTCACCGTCGTCAGCGACGAGGTGGACGAGGACTTCATCGAAGAGGGTTTCATGTTCGACGGCTCCTCCATCGCGGGCTGGAAAAGCATCGAAGCGTCCGACATGAAGCTGATGCTCGACGTCGACAGCGCCTACGTCGATCCCTTCTACGCGGAAAAGACGATCTGCGTGCACTGCTCCATCGTGGAGCCGGACACCGGCGAAAGCTACGAGCGTGACCCGCGCGGCACCGCGGAGAAGGCCGAGGCCTACCTCGTGTCCTCCGGCATCGGCGATTCGGCGTTCTTCGGCCCCGAGGCCGAATTCTTCCTGTTCGACAATGTCCGGTTCTCCAACTCGATCAACAAGGTCTCCTACGAGGTCGACGCCTCCGACGCCTCCTGGAACACCGATACCGACTACGAGATGGGCAACATGGGCCACCGCCCCGGCCTCAAGGGCGGCTACTTCCCGGTGAACCCGGTTGACGAAGCGCAGGACCTGCGCGCCGAGATGCTGTCCACCATGAAGCGTCTGGGAATGAAGGTGGACAAGCACCACCACGAGGTCGCCTCGTGCCAGCACGAACTCGGCCTGATCTTCGGCACCCTGACAAAGCAGGCGGACGAACTGCAGAAATACAAGTACGTGATCCACAACGTGGCCCACGCCTACGGCAAATCCGCGACCTTCATGCCCAAACCGATCTCGGGCGACAACGGGTCGGGCATGCACGTGAACATGTCGATCTGGAAGGACGGCAAGCCGCTCTTCGCCGGTGACAAATACGCCGACCTGAGCCAGGAAGCCCTGTGGTACATCGGCGGCATCCTGCGCCACGCCAAGGCGCTGAACGCCTTCACCAACCCGTCGACCAACTCCTACAAGCGCCTGATCCCGGGCTTCGAAGCGCCCGTGCTGCGTGCATACTCCGCGCGCAACCGGTCGGGCTGCGTGCGTATTCCGTGGACGGAATCGCCCAAGGCAAAGCGGGTCGAGGCCCGTTTCCCCGATCCGGCGGCGAACCCCTACCTGTGCTTCTCCGCGCTGCTGATGGCCGGTCTCGACGGCATCAAGAACAAGATCGATCCGGGCGAAGCGATGGACAAGAACCTCTACGACCTGCCCGCCGAGGAACTCGCCGACATCCCGACCGTCTGCGGCAGCCTGCGCGAGGCGCTGGAGGAACTGCAGGCCGACATGGACTTCCTGCTGGCCGGTGACGTGTTCACCCGTGACCAGATCGAAGGCTACATCGAGCTGAAGATGGACGAAGTGCACAAGTACGAGCACACGCCCCATCCGGTCGAATTCGGCATGTACTATAGCTGCTGA
- a CDS encoding lytic murein transglycosylase: MRPFRTLVISLSAAAVFAVPGIAATCGNNAGGFNAWKAAFANEARAAGVGQRGLDALAAASYASSTIAADRNQKSFKYSLSKFMQVRGADTIVAQGRKRKAQNPGFYQSLERVYGVPAGVLLAIHGMETGFGGFMGNSSVVSAITTLAYDCRRSAFFVPHAIGALKLVDRGAITINTQGAKHGELGHTQFLPGNALQYGVDGNGDGRVDFYNQADAMASTANFLRRKGWQPGQGYQEGQPNFRVIKQWNAATVYQQAIAIMGARIDG, encoded by the coding sequence ATGCGCCCATTCCGAACACTTGTCATTTCCCTGAGCGCCGCGGCCGTTTTCGCCGTACCGGGCATCGCCGCGACCTGCGGCAACAACGCCGGCGGCTTCAACGCGTGGAAGGCCGCCTTCGCCAACGAGGCCCGAGCGGCGGGCGTCGGGCAGCGCGGGCTCGATGCGCTGGCCGCGGCGAGCTATGCATCCAGCACCATCGCGGCCGATCGCAACCAGAAATCCTTCAAGTACTCGCTGTCCAAGTTCATGCAGGTGCGCGGGGCCGACACGATCGTCGCGCAAGGGCGCAAGCGCAAGGCGCAGAACCCCGGTTTCTACCAGTCGCTCGAACGGGTCTACGGCGTGCCTGCCGGGGTGCTGCTCGCGATCCACGGCATGGAAACGGGCTTCGGCGGCTTCATGGGCAACTCCTCGGTCGTCTCCGCCATCACCACCCTCGCCTACGACTGCCGCCGCTCCGCCTTCTTCGTGCCGCATGCCATCGGCGCGCTGAAACTGGTGGACCGCGGGGCCATCACCATCAACACCCAGGGTGCCAAGCACGGTGAGCTCGGCCATACCCAGTTCCTGCCGGGCAACGCGCTGCAATATGGCGTGGACGGCAACGGCGACGGCCGGGTCGATTTCTACAATCAAGCGGATGCCATGGCGTCGACCGCGAACTTCCTCCGCCGCAAGGGCTGGCAGCCCGGCCAGGGCTACCAGGAAGGCCAGCCGAACTTCCGCGTCATCAAGCAGTGGAACGCCGCCACCGTCTACCAGCAGGCCATCGCGATCATGGGCGCCCGCATCGACGGCTGA
- a CDS encoding glyoxalase superfamily protein — MNTPSRDVLKAQAKRLRADMAARGQALSHAEALETVAHQWGARDWNTLAARTANSHPGWAPGQRVTGRYLGHPFVGEVKAARQSSSGYWALTLRFDRPIDVVTSDLFSSFRRQVNTTVNAHGQSPQKTSDGQPHMVLDPI, encoded by the coding sequence ATGAATACCCCTTCCCGTGACGTCCTCAAGGCGCAGGCCAAACGCCTGCGCGCCGACATGGCCGCGCGCGGCCAGGCCCTCAGCCACGCCGAGGCGCTGGAAACCGTGGCCCACCAATGGGGCGCGCGCGACTGGAACACGCTGGCCGCCCGCACCGCCAACAGCCACCCCGGCTGGGCGCCGGGCCAGCGCGTGACCGGCCGCTACCTCGGCCACCCCTTCGTGGGCGAGGTCAAGGCCGCGCGACAGTCCTCGTCGGGCTATTGGGCGCTGACCCTGCGGTTCGACAGGCCGATCGACGTGGTGACGTCGGACCTGTTCAGCTCGTTTCGGCGGCAGGTCAACACGACGGTGAACGCCCACGGCCAGTCACCGCAGAAAACTTCTGACGGGCAGCCGCACATGGTGCTCGATCCGATCTGA